Proteins encoded in a region of the Athene noctua chromosome 4, bAthNoc1.hap1.1, whole genome shotgun sequence genome:
- the FGFBP1 gene encoding fibroblast growth factor-binding protein 1 yields the protein MRIKSFGLLCMLILVSQMLLANCERPKERKKGRQGIENSGKKPESNQENEKGQKSKGGKASPKGKFKTKENAECTWAVTAMNAATMHVECKHGDREFWCEFSGDPSTCPQYAANQKSYWKQVSRSLKKQKQICQDPKSVLKSKVCRKGPRSAHLKLTGSSLLTSVGPAKGNTTHHAKEVVQTPAAASVTKKKLEHSPQDCVEDIDYIDQKKVAEEYCPESLLSFCNFFITMVQDKRC from the coding sequence ATGAGGATCAAAAGCTTTGGACTGCTCTGTATGTTGATTCTGGTCTCCCAGATGCTACTAGCCAACTGTGAAAgaccaaaggaaagaaaaaagggaagacaaGGTAtagaaaacagtggaaaaaaacctgaatctaatcaagaaaatgaaaaagggcAGAAgtcaaaaggaggaaaagcatctCCAAAAGGCAAgtttaaaaccaaagaaaatgctGAGTGTACCTGGGCAGTGACTGCAATGAATGCTGCTACCATGCACGTAGAGTGCAAGCATGGTGACAGAGAGTTCTGGTGTGAATTCTCTGGAGACCCTTCCACCTGTCCACAGTATGCAGCAAACCAGAAATCCTACTGGAAACAAGTTTCCCGATCCCTGAAGAAGCAGAAGCAGATCTGTCAAGACCCCAAAAGTGTGCTAAAATCTAAAGTATGTAGGAAAGGCCCACGAAGTGCTCATCTCAAGTTGACTGGCTCAAGCCTACTAACATCAGTGGGTCCTGCAAAAGGTAACACAACTCATCATGCAAAAGAAGTTGTTCAGACTCCAGCAGCTGCctctgtgacaaaaaaaaagctagaaCACAGTCCTCAAGACTGTGTTGAAGACATAGATTATATTGATCAGAAAAAAGTGGCTGAGGAATACTGTCCAgaaagcttgctttctttctgcaACTTCTTTATCACAATGGTGCAAGACAAAAGATGCTGA